A region from the Bradyrhizobium erythrophlei genome encodes:
- a CDS encoding SDR family oxidoreductase, which yields MFNEKLLVGRSILVTGGGTGLGKSMAARFLELGAEVHICGRRKGVCDETATELMDLYGGRVTSHGVDIRNALAVDEMIETIFRDAPLTDLINNAAGNFISRTEDLTPRGFDAVANIVMHGTFYVTHAVGRRWIALKQPGNVVSITVTWVRNGSPYVVPSAMSKSAIHAMTMSLATEWGHYGIRLNTIAPGEIPTEGMSKRIKPGDEAGARTKALNPMGRVGKMEELQNLAVFLISGGCDWINGETIAMDGAQGLAMGGNFYQLRDWKDADWTAARDSIKAQNEKDRAARG from the coding sequence ATGTTCAATGAAAAGCTTCTTGTAGGCCGGAGCATCCTGGTCACCGGCGGCGGCACCGGGCTCGGCAAATCGATGGCGGCGCGCTTCCTCGAACTCGGCGCCGAGGTTCATATCTGCGGCCGACGCAAAGGCGTCTGCGACGAAACCGCGACCGAACTGATGGACCTCTATGGCGGCCGGGTCACCAGCCACGGCGTCGACATTCGGAATGCGCTGGCGGTCGACGAGATGATCGAGACGATTTTCCGTGACGCCCCGCTGACCGACCTCATCAACAACGCCGCCGGCAATTTCATCTCGCGCACCGAGGATCTGACGCCGCGCGGCTTCGACGCGGTCGCCAATATCGTCATGCACGGCACGTTCTATGTGACGCACGCAGTCGGCAGGCGCTGGATCGCCTTGAAGCAGCCCGGCAATGTGGTGTCGATCACCGTGACCTGGGTCCGCAACGGCAGCCCCTATGTGGTGCCCTCGGCGATGAGCAAGTCCGCGATCCACGCCATGACTATGTCGCTGGCGACGGAATGGGGCCATTACGGCATCCGGCTCAACACCATCGCGCCCGGCGAAATCCCGACCGAGGGCATGAGCAAAAGAATAAAACCTGGCGACGAGGCCGGCGCGCGCACCAAGGCGCTGAACCCGATGGGCCGGGTCGGCAAGATGGAAGAACTGCAAAACCTCGCGGTGTTCCTGATTTCAGGCGGCTGCGACTGGATCAACGGCGAGACCATCGCCATGGACGGCGCCCAAGGTCTGGCCATGGGCGGCAATTTCTATCAGCTGCGCGACTGGAAAGACGCCGACTGGACCGCGGCACGCGACTCGATCAAGGCGCAGAACGAGAAGGACCGGGCCGCAAGGGGGTAA
- a CDS encoding crotonase/enoyl-CoA hydratase family protein — MDDRVSVTISEGVADVRLVRVDKMNALDAAMFEALVATSERLSREKGLRAVVLSGEGRAFCAGLDMGRFAEMKEKGGNGIAGGEKRDLSARTYGLANFPQQAVWGWRQLPVPVIAAIQGVAFGGGFQLALGADMRFLSPDARMSIMEIKWGLVPDMAGTPILASLVRDDILRELTYTGRIFSAQEAMGFGLATRICDDPRAAAFEVAREIAGKSPDAIRAAKRMLNHLSLDPGPALLAESVEQQKLLGSPNQTEAVRANMEKRTPRFADIG; from the coding sequence ATGGATGATCGCGTCTCGGTCACGATTTCGGAGGGCGTCGCCGATGTCCGCCTGGTGCGGGTGGACAAGATGAATGCGCTCGATGCCGCGATGTTCGAGGCGCTGGTCGCCACTTCCGAGCGGCTTTCCCGCGAAAAAGGCCTCCGGGCGGTAGTATTGTCCGGGGAGGGACGGGCGTTTTGCGCCGGTCTCGACATGGGGCGGTTCGCCGAAATGAAGGAAAAGGGCGGCAACGGCATCGCCGGCGGCGAAAAGCGCGACCTTTCGGCCCGCACCTATGGGCTGGCCAATTTCCCGCAACAGGCGGTATGGGGCTGGCGACAGCTTCCGGTACCAGTGATCGCGGCGATCCAGGGCGTGGCGTTCGGCGGCGGCTTTCAGCTCGCGCTCGGCGCCGACATGCGATTTCTCAGTCCCGACGCGCGGATGTCGATCATGGAGATCAAGTGGGGCCTGGTGCCGGATATGGCGGGGACGCCAATCCTGGCGAGCCTCGTGCGGGACGATATCCTGCGCGAGCTGACCTATACCGGGCGGATCTTTTCGGCGCAGGAGGCGATGGGTTTTGGCCTCGCCACGCGCATCTGCGACGATCCGCGGGCTGCAGCCTTCGAGGTCGCCCGCGAGATCGCGGGAAAAAGCCCGGATGCGATCCGCGCCGCCAAGCGCATGCTGAACCATCTCTCCCTTGATCCCGGCCCGGCGCTGCTTGCGGAGTCCGTCGAGCAACAGAAGCTGTTGGGTAGTCCGAACCAGACCGAGGCGGTGCGCGCCAACATGGAAAAGCGCACGCCGCGCTTTGCGGATATTGGATAA